Proteins from one Pirellulaceae bacterium genomic window:
- a CDS encoding PQQ-like beta-propeller repeat protein, whose amino-acid sequence MRSLTGFLLICRMQIKIVVGVISLACAAVAEAEDWPQWLGVKRDGVWRESGIVTTFPADGPRLRWKTSIGSGYSGPAVADGFVYLMDRIDNMADPKSAELLHEGPAPQNTNFLRQLLPGKERVLCLRESDGRIVWEYEYDCPYTTATTYAIGPRVTPTVDGDRVYTLGAEGNLFCFNTKDGSVVWSNDFKKDYQLKIPVWGVAAHPLVDGDLLICLVGGEGTTCVAFDKMTGEERWRSLSANQPGYCAPMIYSIGGKRQLIIWDSDAVNGLDPLTGDVYWSEPFRATFAMSIGIPRLAGDSLFLMSFNRQSARIRIAKNGLSASTVWRGDTKIGIGGVFNTAVIRDGHVYACGQGGRYSCIRLDSGERVWSTFQPSTGKRPAFWANVFTIPHQDRYFHANDLGDLIIAKMDPAGYQEISRAHLIEPTHEIGNRKVVWSHPAFANQSIYWRNDQQIICVSLAQ is encoded by the coding sequence ATGCGATCTTTGACTGGTTTTCTCTTGATCTGCCGAATGCAGATCAAGATTGTCGTAGGCGTGATCAGTTTGGCCTGTGCCGCGGTTGCTGAAGCCGAAGATTGGCCGCAATGGTTGGGCGTCAAACGCGACGGAGTTTGGCGGGAGTCAGGTATTGTCACGACGTTCCCAGCGGATGGGCCGCGATTGCGATGGAAGACGTCGATCGGATCTGGCTATTCTGGACCTGCTGTCGCGGATGGATTCGTTTATCTGATGGATCGGATTGATAATATGGCCGATCCCAAGTCAGCCGAGTTGCTGCATGAAGGTCCGGCCCCGCAGAACACTAATTTTCTCCGGCAGCTGTTACCCGGAAAGGAACGCGTGTTGTGTTTGCGGGAATCGGATGGACGCATCGTCTGGGAGTACGAATACGATTGCCCTTACACGACTGCCACGACCTATGCGATTGGTCCTCGCGTGACGCCAACCGTCGACGGCGATCGGGTCTACACGCTGGGGGCAGAAGGAAATCTATTCTGTTTCAATACGAAGGATGGATCGGTCGTCTGGTCGAATGATTTCAAAAAGGACTATCAGCTCAAAATTCCCGTATGGGGTGTCGCCGCTCATCCGTTGGTTGATGGTGATTTGCTGATCTGTCTGGTCGGAGGAGAGGGCACCACTTGTGTGGCTTTCGATAAAATGACAGGAGAGGAACGGTGGCGATCCTTGTCAGCCAACCAACCCGGATACTGTGCACCAATGATTTACTCAATCGGCGGTAAACGACAACTGATCATCTGGGATAGCGATGCGGTCAACGGATTAGACCCTCTGACGGGCGACGTGTATTGGTCGGAGCCCTTCCGAGCAACATTTGCCATGTCGATCGGCATCCCTCGGCTAGCCGGTGATTCGCTGTTCTTGATGTCCTTCAATCGACAGTCTGCCAGGATTCGTATTGCGAAGAACGGCTTATCGGCTTCGACAGTTTGGAGAGGAGATACAAAGATTGGAATCGGTGGCGTTTTCAATACCGCGGTCATCCGGGATGGACATGTCTACGCATGTGGTCAGGGAGGTCGCTATTCGTGCATTCGACTGGATTCGGGTGAACGAGTCTGGTCGACCTTTCAGCCCTCCACCGGTAAACGGCCAGCTTTCTGGGCAAACGTGTTTACCATCCCCCATCAAGATCGGTACTTCCACGCTAACGATCTGGGAGATTTGATCATCGCAAAGATGGATCCTGCCGGCTATCAAGAGATCAGTCGGGCACACCTCATCGAACCGACCCACGAAATTGGTAATCGCAAAGTTGTCTGGTCGCATCCGGCCTTCGCGAATCAAAGCATCTATTGGCGCAATGATCAGCAGATCATCTGCGTTTCACTCGCTCAGTAG